Below is a genomic region from Saccharomyces eubayanus strain FM1318 chromosome XV, whole genome shotgun sequence.
ATTTGGACATTGCCGCCAGCTGCGGTCTTGACAAATTGTCCAAGACGGAATCGTTTTTGAACATTTGCGCAATGGCGCTGATTTCGTCGTGTTGGAAAGACATGATTTTACCTTCCTTCGCAGAATAAAgcttttggaagaaattcaagaatttctGCTTTTTCTCTGCGTTTTCGATAGTATTGTAAGTGATCAAGTTAGATTCCTCTAAAGTTTCGTGCAAAAACTCAGAAGTCTTCTTTCTGATCTCGATCAGCTTATTTCTCTTAGCCTGCTTATCCTTACCGGATTCGTAAGTGGATGGTAGTAAGTTGGGGAAAAGCTTCAAAGCAAAGGGCAAAAATAGTTCGGCGAATGGAATGATAAGGAATGCTGAAAAGGGAACCAGTCTGAAAACATCACCCATTGTCCTCTTTAGCTGGttcctttctcttctgGATAGTTCGTAACCCTGAGCAAACTTGACCAGCAGCTTAGTGGAGACTTTCAGTTCGTAGCCCAAAAGCTTCGTACCGTTAACGTAATGCTTCAATGCATGCTTCACCTTGACCATAAGCGTTTCTTTGGGCTTTACAGGAGCATCCGTGGACGTCGAAGCTGCGGGCTTGACGGCggtctttgtcttttcgGAAGAGTAGAACCTTAACGACGAGTAGCAGTAAGGTTGTAGTTCTTGCGTCCCCGAGGGCCAATGGCACATGGGAGCAGTGGAGGCTATCAGCCTAGGGCCTTGAAATTTGATGAGGTGCAAGCTTGCTTGGCGTCTTGCGACACATGACGTTCTCGATGCAAAGTTCAACATCGCGTATTGTCCGTAGTGTAAAGATAGTGTGTGTTATGTGCAGATTGGAAGACGCTGGGCTGTTTTATCCATCACTGTGGCAACGACTGATCCATTTATTTGGAGATGATTCAAcgaataatttttcaccgCGGGATTATCGCCCAAGACGGTTAATTGAGGGTAATACTGGGGCTAGCTTCTGGCTCTCATAGCTGGTGCGGTTATGTGGATATATCTATTGTATGTGCGTGTACGTATGTATTTATGTGTGGGGTGTCGATACGTGGTGGTGGTTTAGAGGAACTTGGTCGCAGTCCTGCCACGGGCAGCTGGACTTGAAGGCTCGTTAAGTGCAGTTACCTTGCGAGATTCCGGGTACACCTTGTACCCTTTGTTTCTGCGATTGAACCAGTTGAACCTCCAGCACAGCTCATGGGCAAACAGTTCGCCGAACCCGAGCATCATGCCGTTGAGGAACGGTAAGAGCAGGTTGATAGAGCAAGAGCCCATAAAAGACACCAGGCTTTGTACCAGCCGGCCCTCGTCGGAGTCCGGCATTCTCTGTATCTCCATGTCGCGTTTCTCTTGCGACTCGTCATCCGAGCTGCTTTCCCAGAAGCTTACAACCTCCGTCATCTCTCTTGCGTGGTGTGATTATACTGTGGGGCCTTTCCACTTTCGCTGTAGTTGTGTGCTATTGTTTAATTTACGGCTGTTTTTTAGCGCTGGAGTTTTATTCGTTGGCAGTGACCACAGAGTCAAAAAGCGTCTCCACCTAGTAGTAGAGAATAAGGTCGAATGATACAGAAATAAGAGGGCCGCAGTGCGCAAAGGCGCCTACCTTCCCATTTCTGGGCGATTATCTGATGACGGTTTCGTAGTCTGATGAAGCTGTCCATCAGTGTAATATCTCTTGTTATCCTAAAAGCGGTATGTAATCGTGTCCCAGTGGCCGAGTGGTTAAGGCGATGCCCTGCTATTTCCTCAGAAAAGCAATTAGGCATTGGGTTTTACCTGCGCAGGTTCGAATCCTGTCTGTGAcgcattttcttttttatttttttcattttgcaTCTATTTAGTCCTTTCATATCAGGTTTTATCCTTACTATTTTTCAGTCATTGTTAAGGAAAGTGCCTGTTCTGTTGTTCTCTACGCTGTATACTCCTGCTACTTCACACCTGTATCAGACTACCTCCAGTAATGAGCCTACCCATCAGTAAGCTGATTGAGCAGTATCGCTCCACGCAGGATAATGACCTCAAGTACATGCTCTTGAGGCAGAACATCGAAATCACCGATATAGAGGATGAAATGGTTCCTCTGGTTAGGGACTTGTTGCTCCCGATATTGGTGGAGGAGCAAGACATGGAGATTCTGAATTTAGTAGCATTTCACGTCTTCCCCGGTTTGGTCCTTTCTTTAATAAAGAGTAAGGCTAACGCAGCCGCTACACAGCTGGGATGGGTAACGAGCTTGGTATGTGACCCCATATTGAACGAGAGTATGGTTCATGAAAATCGATCGTTCATTTTGATTGAGACGCTaagaaatattttgcaaaaaatcGAAAGCGCTTCTCATCTCAATTACCGTCATCCAGTGACCAATTCATTTGAGTTTATTACTAAATTCATCGTCGAAATGAAAAGGCATATGCGTGAGATTGATGAGGCCCAGCTCTCGCACTCCCTTTCTGAAGGCAACATGCTAATTTACATAGAGTCGCTAAATCTATTGTTGAAGTTCTACTTCTTTTCAGACACGACACATCCTTCGCTAACGATCTCGTTGCcatttgatattttgaatgacATTTTTACTATTGCGCAGGATTATTCGACTACAAACACAAACGAGAGTATTGACAGAATAACTGAGAAACTACTGTTAACGTCCACCCAATTGACGCATCCATTGGACCTAGAAAGGCTTTGCTCCAAGATTGACTTTAAAACCCTATTAGTTATTTCACGAATATGGTACAAATTCGGCCCCATGATTAATGCGCTATTTACCGAGCGTCTATTACCAGGCCTGTTATCTCCCACGTATGCGGAAGAAGGATACAGCGTCGAAGGcattttggaaatgatCAATAATTTCTACCCGTTCTACTCTATTCGTAGGCTAAAGGATGATAAATGTCTATTATCTGATTCTACAGTCGCCCTTCTAAGAAGAAGTTTGTTTGACATACTAAACACGTTAAATCGATCATTTACAGCAGCGCACAATGAGAAAGTTGATGATTACCACCGAGTGGACGATAACGATGACGGATTTATCTCTGACAATGATCCTGAGCAGCAAGCATACCTTGATGAATTAGTATCGGACAATGATGATGGAGATCTGTATGAGCAAGAAACTGATGATGATCGagctgatgatgaaaacttCGAAAAAAGTGAGGAGACAACGAAGGATCTCACCCAAATAAACGAAATCCTTTCCATTTTTGCTGAATTGCACTATCCTCAGGAGGAGCGTTTCCCCAAATTGTTGGCTGAGTTACAGAGCAAAATTAGCATAGATTCATCTTTGATTGGCAAAATTCTTTCTCAAGATGCATGCGAATCGCTCACTCCTGGCGGGAATGAGATTGATCTGGACGAAATTTTAAATGAACTGAAATCCAATAAGTTCGCCAGAAAAAACGATACTCTTTATACACTAACCCGTTGCCTTTCATCACAACTTTCTTCAGATTTGTCTGTATTACAATTATCAATAGAAGTCGTTGATCAGTTATTGGTTAAAAATCATTCCGATAATATCACTAGAGGTGAGCAATTCCAGCTGATCAAATTAGTACTCCCTCACCTGAAGACTAACAAATCCTTTATTGATACATTGAAAGCAGGAAACTTTACCCAAAAGATTGATGAAGGCGTGACTTTGAGAACGATGATCCTGTCTTTACTACTGCAACTACTCCCACTGGACTATTCCATGTTAGGCGAGGTCCTGCCCACTATTGCAAAATATTCTGTCAAGGACAAG
It encodes:
- the MIM1 gene encoding Mim1p, producing MTEVVSFWESSSDDESQEKRDMEIQRMPDSDEGRLVQSLVSFMGSCSINLLLPFLNGMMLGFGELFAHELCWRFNWFNRRNKGYKVYPESRKVTALNEPSSPAARGRTATKFL
- the LAG2 gene encoding Lag2p; translated protein: MSLPISKLIEQYRSTQDNDLKYMLLRQNIEITDIEDEMVPLVRDLLLPILVEEQDMEILNLVAFHVFPGLVLSLIKSKANAAATQLGWVTSLVCDPILNESMVHENRSFILIETLRNILQKIESASHLNYRHPVTNSFEFITKFIVEMKRHMREIDEAQLSHSLSEGNMLIYIESLNLLLKFYFFSDTTHPSLTISLPFDILNDIFTIAQDYSTTNTNESIDRITEKLLLTSTQLTHPLDLERLCSKIDFKTLLVISRIWYKFGPMINALFTERLLPGLLSPTYAEEGYSVEGILEMINNFYPFYSIRRLKDDKCLLSDSTVALLRRSLFDILNTLNRSFTAAHNEKVDDYHRVDDNDDGFISDNDPEQQAYLDELVSDNDDGDLYEQETDDDRADDENFEKSEETTKDLTQINEILSIFAELHYPQEERFPKLLAELQSKISIDSSLIGKILSQDACESLTPGGNEIDLDEILNELKSNKFARKNDTLYTLTRCLSSQLSSDLSVLQLSIEVVDQLLVKNHSDNITRGEQFQLIKLVLPHLKTNKSFIDTLKAGNFTQKIDEGVTLRTMILSLLLQLLPLDYSMLGEVLPTIAKYSVKDKDLTVRDLSLQLLNQILSTHYNHLIGIDWDWYSNDFYQVLQETCIKKDVDTELLHQYPPYSHI